The Treponema sp. Marseille-Q3903 genomic interval AAGTCTGTAATGAAGATATGCGTTGATTTTATCTCCGTCAAGATTTATAGCGCCTGAAGGCAATAGACAGCGGACGCCGTTTTCATCAATCGAATCTACAGGCTCTGCAATAAATACACGCATACCGCCAAGATAATCTGAAACTTTTAGGAAATCCTGAAGCGACAGCAGTGCGTAATACGGAATTTTCATCCCGAGAAGTTTTTCGACTTCTGATTTATATAAATCGATTCCCTTTTCCTGATAAACTTTGTCAAGCCTATCTACACGGCCGAGTGAAGAATAAATAGAGCCTGTGTAGCCTGGAAGGTTTACAAGAGCTGCCTTTGAAGATTTTGTGTTCAATATCAAAACTGACGAACAAAGGACGCTTTTATCTTGATCTTCTATTACCAACAACGTCCTTACAACAGGATTATCTTTCAGGCTGTCCTCTACAGCGTTCGTTCTTAACGTAAAACTAAAAAAAAGAATGAGACCGATTGTAATCAAAATAATAAGCAAAATAAAAATTAAGCCTTTTTGTTCATCTCTTATTTTTTTCATTTTTCAGCTCCAAATGCCTGTTTTCTGTAGTATTCAAGCATGCGCTCCGTGTTCGGGTATATTTCATAACCTTTTTTTAACAGATATTGATAATTTTCTTCAAAAACTGAATAAAACATCTTTGAAAGCGGCATCGCAAGCAGTTTTTCCCGATATTCGGATGTTGACTGTGGTCTACCCGGTTCAATTTTATCAGCAAGAAATAAAGCTTTTGTCAAATCGCACATTTTTTCAATTCCAGATGTGTGGTTCGCAACTGCTTCAAGAATATCGTTATCTTTGATGCCGAATTTTTCTTTCATGACAACGGCGGCAGCTCTTCCATGCAATAGCGAAGGATTTTCAAGCTCCATCTGCGAAATCGGATTTCCGTCGCGCTTTGCAATTCTTATCATCTCGTCATAAGGCAGATCTTTACACATATCGTGCCCGATTCCTGCAAGATAGCCCGCTCTATCATCTAATCCGCAAAGCCTGCAAATCTTCGCACACATTTCGGCAACGCGTTTTGAATGTTCATATCGCGATTTTTTTACTGACTTTTTTGTGTACTCTCTAATCTGCTCTGTCAGTTTTTCCCAATCCATTGAATTTCCCTTCCGCTATTGTCCTTTCAATATACTCAAAAACCGAGCGTGGAACAAGATATTTGTAACTTCTGCCAAATGATATGCGCGTGCGAATCTCTGTAGAAGAAACAGAGACCATAGGATATTTTATCATTGTATAATCGTAACCAAATTTATCTGCATCAAAATCTGAAGCAAAATCAGAGTTGAAATGACCTATGGGCGTGTTTCGGCTCGACGTAGACTCTCTGCTTACCATATCTTGTCTGCGCGGCACAATGATAAAATCTACGAGTTTTGCAATACGCTCCGGCTTATTCCAATTGTGAAATTCTGCGGCAACTTCTTCGCCCATCAAAAAGCCGATTTTACCTTCAATCACATCTTTATATTTTTCTGTGATAAATTCTATCGTGTCTACAGAATATGAAATTCCCTTCCTTGTTATTTCACAGTCTTCAACATCAAAATGTCCGTCGCCTTCAGAACGGCAAAACAGGCGGACTTGTTCAAGGCGCTGTTCCGGTGAAAAACCGTCATTTATCTGTTTGTGAGGTGGAATAAATGTTGGCACAAACAAAACTTTATCGTAGCCAAGCTCTTTAATAGCAGTGTCGCCGAGCATTGCGTGTCCAATGTGAAGAGGATTAAAACTTCCGCCCAAAACAGCAATTTTCATTTTTTACTTTTCACTTCCCGGGTATTGAATATCGTCTTCTTCTGAAAAATATTTTGTATTCATAAAACTCGGTGTCGTTTTTTCATTTTTATCTTTATAATCAGAGTTCCTGTTTACAAGTTTTACGATATGTTCCCTTGCAGAGTTCATTCCAAATCCTGTCATCACAGAAACAGGAATTACATTTGTATTCGGCTCGGATTTTTTGATTTTTTCTACAACTTCCATCGTCCGCTCGTAAACGCCATCTTCGTCAATTTTGTTGCATAGCACAATCTTCGGCTTTTCCATGAGAGCGTCAGAAAAATTTGAAAGCTCATTGCAGAGAGTATCGTACGCTGTGAGATAATTTTCATCGCTACAGTCGATCATAAATATCAGACATGAAGTCCTTGTGATGTGTTTGAGGAATGTATCGCCAAGACCAAGCCCTTCAGATGCACCTTCAATGATTCCCGGAATATCAGCGATTATGATATCGCTTTCGTCATCAATGCGCAGCACACCGAGGTTCGGAATTATCGTTGTAAACGGATACGGAGCAATCTTCGGGCGGGCATTTGTAAAGAAAGTAAGCAGAGATGATTTACCTGCGTTAGGAAACCCTACAAGTCCGACATCAGCCATGATAGAAAGTTCAAGTTTTAAAAAACGTTTTTCGCCGGGCTGACCGGGATTTGCCTGACGAGGAGCCTGATTTGTTGAAGTCTTAAAGTGTACATTTCCCCAGCCGCCTTTACCGCCTGTCAAAAAGATAAACCGCTCTTCGCCTTTCGCAGTTGAAAAATCGTAGATGATTTCTTCGGTTTCTGCATCGCGAATCGTAGTTCCGGGAGGGACAGCTATTATACAGTCTTCTCCGTCAGCGCCATAACGATTCCAACCTTGACCATCGCCGCCGTTTTGAGCTTTAAAACAGTGCTTGTGACGCAGTTTCGCCAAAGTACGAAGATTTCGTTTTACACAAAAAATTATATCGCCACCTTTTCCGCCATCTCCGCCGTTCGGTCCACCATAAGGAATGTATTTTTCGCGGCGAAAAGCAACACATCCATTGCCGCCTTTACCGGAGCGAACTTCAATTATAGTTTCGTCAGCAAAACCTATCATATTTTCTCCCATAAAAACTTTTGCAGGAAATAGCAATTTCCGAAAAAGTTTTTAGCCGTGCGCAAGAGCGCACACGTTCAATAGTCGAGTTTGCAAAATAAAGCGTATCGTATTCATTTGATTTTTATCGAAACGACACGTATACACGTCTTCTGCAAACATCCAGGCAAACTCGAGATAAAAAGTATCGGCGATATTTCAGACGACACTTTTTATCACACCTCCTGCCCTAATCAAGAGTTGAAGGGCGTTTGTCTGTCAACAAAGTTTTGTTTGTCACAAAAGATTTGTCTGGCACAAAAACCTTGTCCGCCACCAAATTTTTATTTGCTAAAAAAAGTCCGGTCACTACAAAAGGTTTGGTTACCATAAAAAGTTTTTTTATCAAACAAAAATATTTTATCAAAAAAAATGCCCGGCGATTTTATACAAAGTCGAACCGGGCGTTTTTATTATCTGGCAAAAAGCAGATTATTTTGCTGCTTCAATAGAAACGATTTTGTGATTGTTTCTTTTTCCAAAAACAACCTTTCCATCAGCCGTAGCAAACAAGCTGTCATCGCCACCTTTCATCACATTGTCACCAGGATAAAATTTTGTTCCACGCTGTCTGACAATGATAGAACCTGCAGTAACAGTTTCTCCAGCATATCTTTTTACACCCAAATTCTTCGGATTCGGATCTCGTCCGTTTTTAGCACCAGATCCACCACGTGTTCTTCCCATAGTAATCTCCTTAAAAAATCAATTATGCAAGTGTGACAGATTCAACACGCACTTTTGTGTAATGCTGTCTATGACCAATCAAGCGATGGTAGTCTTTCTTCGATTTGTATTTGAAAACCAATACTTTTTTATCACGGAAAGAATCCTCTACAACTACAGTTACTTTTGCACCCTTAACATAAGGAGTACCAACACTGATTTTATCTCCGTCACTTACTAAAAGAACAGTATCAATGTCAATTTTTGTACCTTTTTCAGCATCAAGCTTGTCTACTGTAAGGACAACATCTTTTTCAGCTTTGTACTGTTTGCCCTTGAATTCAATAGTTGCGTACATATAATACCTCTATTAAAATAGTTCGTTTATCAACGCCAGATGCAGAGAAAACAGGAAACGAAATTCAATCTGCAAAAGACTAGCAAATAAACTGATTAATGATATAAAACGGGGATTAAATATCATTACACCTGAATTTAATTACGTAAGGAAGATAATATCAAAAATGAGTTTTTTGTGCAATAGCAACCAAACTTTCCCGTTAAATAAAAAAAAGCCGGCAACGTCACTCGCTAAAGCTCGCTCCCAAGCCGAACGGGGGAGGAACCTAAAACGACCCACTTGTGGCTCGTTTTTTAACGGTTCTCCAGTCGTCGGCTTCTACTAACCTAC includes:
- the yqeK gene encoding bis(5'-nucleosyl)-tetraphosphatase (symmetrical) YqeK, whose translation is MDWEKLTEQIREYTKKSVKKSRYEHSKRVAEMCAKICRLCGLDDRAGYLAGIGHDMCKDLPYDEMIRIAKRDGNPISQMELENPSLLHGRAAAVVMKEKFGIKDNDILEAVANHTSGIEKMCDLTKALFLADKIEPGRPQSTSEYREKLLAMPLSKMFYSVFEENYQYLLKKGYEIYPNTERMLEYYRKQAFGAEK
- the nadD gene encoding nicotinate (nicotinamide) nucleotide adenylyltransferase translates to MKIAVLGGSFNPLHIGHAMLGDTAIKELGYDKVLFVPTFIPPHKQINDGFSPEQRLEQVRLFCRSEGDGHFDVEDCEITRKGISYSVDTIEFITEKYKDVIEGKIGFLMGEEVAAEFHNWNKPERIAKLVDFIIVPRRQDMVSRESTSSRNTPIGHFNSDFASDFDADKFGYDYTMIKYPMVSVSSTEIRTRISFGRSYKYLVPRSVFEYIERTIAEGKFNGLGKTDRAD
- the obgE gene encoding GTPase ObgE, with the protein product MIGFADETIIEVRSGKGGNGCVAFRREKYIPYGGPNGGDGGKGGDIIFCVKRNLRTLAKLRHKHCFKAQNGGDGQGWNRYGADGEDCIIAVPPGTTIRDAETEEIIYDFSTAKGEERFIFLTGGKGGWGNVHFKTSTNQAPRQANPGQPGEKRFLKLELSIMADVGLVGFPNAGKSSLLTFFTNARPKIAPYPFTTIIPNLGVLRIDDESDIIIADIPGIIEGASEGLGLGDTFLKHITRTSCLIFMIDCSDENYLTAYDTLCNELSNFSDALMEKPKIVLCNKIDEDGVYERTMEVVEKIKKSEPNTNVIPVSVMTGFGMNSAREHIVKLVNRNSDYKDKNEKTTPSFMNTKYFSEEDDIQYPGSEK
- the rpmA gene encoding 50S ribosomal protein L27 — encoded protein: MGRTRGGSGAKNGRDPNPKNLGVKRYAGETVTAGSIIVRQRGTKFYPGDNVMKGGDDSLFATADGKVVFGKRNNHKIVSIEAAK
- the rplU gene encoding 50S ribosomal protein L21 — translated: MYATIEFKGKQYKAEKDVVLTVDKLDAEKGTKIDIDTVLLVSDGDKISVGTPYVKGAKVTVVVEDSFRDKKVLVFKYKSKKDYHRLIGHRQHYTKVRVESVTLA